The Sorangiineae bacterium MSr11954 DNA segment TGCACCCACACCCCCCGGACGATCCCTGCATTGAAGCTCGGGTGCGCGATGCAGGCTTCAGCACCCTTCCATATTGTCTTTGGTCTTTCACTTGACGCAAGCAGGATATGGCCAAAGATCGTTTCCAAAACGATGCCTACGACCTACACCGATCTACTCGCAGACGTTAAGAAGAAGACCAAAGAGGTATCGCTCGACGAGCTCAAGAGGCGTCTCGAGGCGGGGGAGAAGATCACGCTCCTCGACGTGCGTGAGAAAGAAGAGAACCGAGCCGGCTACATCCCGGGCTCGGTGTCGATTCCACGCGGGTTCCTCGAGATGCAGGTCGAGTCGAAGATCCCGGACAAGTCCGCCAAAATCGTCGCCTATTGCGCGGGCGGCACCCGCTCGGCGCTGGCCGCCGCCACCTTGGCGGAGCTCGGCTACACCAACGTGGAGACGGCGATGCCCGGCTTCGTTCGTTGGAAGGACCTGGGCTACCCCATGGAAACCCCGCCGCAGCTCACCGACGCGCAGCGCGATCGGTACTCGCGGCACATCCTCCTGCCGGAGGTGGGTGAGGTCGGACAGGCGCGCCTCTTACAGAGCAAGGTGCTGCTCCTTGGCGCCGGCGGGCTTGGCTCCCCGGCCGCGCTCTACTTGGCCGCCGCCGGCGTGGGCACCTTGGGCATCGTCGACGCGGACACCGTCGATGCGTCCAACCTGCAGCGCCAGATCCTGCACGCCACCAGCCGCCTGGGGATCCCGAAGGTCGCGAGCGCCGCCAAGGCCATCGCCGACATCAACCCCGACGTCAAAGTGATCGGCCACGAAGAGCGCCTCACCAGCGCCAACGTCGATCGCCTCTTTCGCGACTACGACGTGGTGGTCGACGGCACGGACAACTTCCCCACGCGCTACCTGGTGAACGACGCCAGCGTATGGCTCGGCAAGCCCGTGGTTCACGGCTCCATCTTCCGCTTCGATGGCCAAGTGACAACGTTCCTCCCGCCGAAGGCCGCCGCCAAGTTCGGGCGCGATCCCGGCCCTTGCTACCGTTGCTTGTACCCGGAGCCGCCCCCGCCGCACCTCGCCCCGAGCTGCCAGGAAGCGGGCGTGCTCGGGATTTTGTGCGGCATCGTCGGCACCTTGCAGGCCACGGAAGCCATCAAGCTCTTGCTCGGCAAGGGCGACGTGCTGGCCGGCCGCTTGGTCACCTACGACAGCCTGAAAATGCAGTTCCGCGAGCTCAAGCTCCGCAAGGATCCGGATTGCCCGGTGTGCGGGAAGAGCCCGACCATCACGAGCTACATCGACTACGAAGGCTTCTGCGCCATCGGCGTTTAGTCCCAACCGTACACGCGCACGATCCCCGTGACACTCCGGCCCTTGGCCGTCGTGGCTCTCTTCGAGCCCCTCGGACGCGTGCCCGCTCTCCTCTCGACGACGGAGATCGGGCACCGGAAGGGAAACGGGTACGGGTACTACCCTCACAGCTACCGCTGGTAGCGAAGCCCCTCGGACTTCTTTTCCGAGCTCGGAGCCGCAGGCTTCGACGGCGCCGCCGGAGCATCGTCGTCGTCGTCGATTTTGCCCTCGCCCATGTGGGTCGTGTGCTCGTCCGCGGGCAGCGGAGGGAACAGCCGATCCAGCTTGGCGAGCGCGTCCTCCACGGTGACGGCGGATTCGTCGGATGGCGGCGGTGTGTTGGGCGAGGCAGGCGACGATGCGGCGGGCGGCGGCCACGCGGAAACGTAGCGGGGGGACTCGCCGGGGCCGCTGGCATCGATCCAGGTGACGTGACCCGTCCCCGGCTCGCGCACGTCGATGTGGATGAAGGAGCTGTTCGGGTAGTAGCCGCACCCCGTGTCGGGCAGGGTCTTGCAGTACGCGATCAACGCTTCGTTCGAGACCCCATCGATGCGCATATCGAGCGCGCGGCCGGTGGCGTGGTAGCTGCCCGCGCTGGCCGGGCGGTAGCCGGAGATCAGCTGCAAGCGCGCGTGCTTGCCCTTCGAAAAGTGGTCGACGACCGACTGAATGCGCTCCACCAGCTTGGCATCGATACGGCGGATGCCCGGCGCCAGCTTGTTGCCCTTGACCTTCGCCAGATCGCTGGGGTCGACGCCCGGCTTGGCCGCGCTCCCCGGGCGCGACAGAACGGAGAGACGCTCCACCGCAAGGTGCGCGACGCTGCCATCGCAACGGGTCAGCGGAAATGTGTCTTCCTCGGCGAAGTGCACGATGGTCACCGCGTCGCGAAAGCACGGCGGCTTCGCCTTGTCCTTCGAAGCTTTCAAACCCGGCAGCGCGCCCTTGGCCGGACGCTCCTCCAAGGTGCGCTCCGGCACCATGCCGCCCGAACGCGCGCGCCCGGCCGTCTTGCCGTGCGGGGCATGGGCCGGCGCGGGCCTCGCGCCGGATGCGGGCTTTGCCCCGGTCGAGGGCGTCGAAGGCGACGCGGCGGCGCTCTCCGTGTGCCGGTTGGCGGCGGGCGCGCTCTTTTGCGCGGAGGCGGGGGCCGCCGCCGATTTGACCGCGGTCGCCGGCGCCGGCGCCGTTGCAGGAGAGGCCGCGGGGCTCGAGGGCGATGCGGCAAGGGCGTCGCCAAACGACGCGAGGCTGAGAGCAGTAACCGTACCGAGCGCGAACAAAGCCTTCATGATGACGTCTCCAACGCGCACGCAGGTGGCGCGCAACACACACATGCACTTACCCACGTCTTTGGGCCAAGAAAATGGCAAAGTGACGCCCACCCCATGGCATCCCCTACGCTGACGCGCACCGAGTTCGAGGCCGCCCTCCAAGCGCTCCGGGCCGACTATGCCGCGCGCCAAGGCAATGTGGCGTGCATCGGCTGCGAGCGGTGCATCCGGTGCTCCGAGTCGATGTTCTGCGTCGAGAGCGAGGGCTTGGTGCGCTGCCAGTACTGCACGCAATCGGCGGACTGCACCGACTGCGCGCACTGCACCCGGTCCGTCGCCTGCCTTCGCTGCACCCACTGCGACGACTGCGAGCGCTGCACCGGCAGCGCCTACCTCGTCAAATCCATTGGCTGCACCGAGTGCACCTACTGCTACGGGTGCGTCGGGCTCACCAAGAAAGACTTTCACATCCTCAACCAGCCTTACGATCGGCAAACCTACTTCGCGATCGTGGCAGCCCTCGGGTAGAGCATGCGCGCCGTCATTCAACGGGTATCGTCCGCACGGGTCGAGGTGGACGGGGAGATCACGGGGGCCATCGAACGCGGGCTGCTCGTCTATCTGGGCGTGGGGATCGGCGATGGCCCAAAGGACCGCGCCTACCTCCTCGACAAGATCCTGAACGCGCGCATCTTCGAGAACCTCGAGGGCAAGTTCGACCGCAGCGTGCTCGACGTCGGCGGTGAGCTCCTGGTGGTGAGCCAGTTCACCCTCTACGGCGACCTTCGCCGCGGCCGCCGTCCCAGCTTCGACGGCGCCCTCCGGCCCGAGGAGGCCGAGGCCATGTACGAGGCGTTCGTGCACGAGGCGCGCGCACGCGGCGTCGGCGTGGCCACCGGCCGCTTTCGCGCGCACATGCACGTGTCGAGCGTCAACGACGGCCCCGTCACCCTCTGGCTCGACACCGCCAAGGCCGCGGACTAGCGCTCAGCGCGATCGCGTCTGCCCCGAGTGCGCGGCCGCCGGCTCGGACGGCGCGGCGGAGTCGATGACGGCGGGCTTGGGAATGACCGCCGATTCATCGGAGACCATCGGCGCCTCGCCCGTCTCCTCGGAGGAGGGCATCTCCTCGGGCGTGCGGAGCTTGTAGCCGGTGCCGCGCAAGGTCTCGAGCGGCAGCGCATCGCCGAGCTTCGCGCGCAGCCTCCGCACGTGGATGTCGACGGTGCGGGCGCCGCCTTCGTAGCGCACGCCCCAAACCCGCGCGAGCAAGGTCTCGCGGCCGAACACGCGCCCGCGGTTGGCGGAGAAGAACGCGAGCAGCGCGTACTCCTTGGCCGTCAAAACCACCCGGCGCCCATCGAGTGAAACCTCGTGGGCGGCGCGATCGAGCACGATGCTTCCAATCTTGATGCGCTCCTCGTTGGCAAACTCGCTTCGCTGCCACTCGAGCTGGCGGATGCGCGCATAGAGCTCGGCCGGCCGATACGGCAGCACGATGAAGTCATCGAAGCCGCTCGACGGCTCGATGCGCGCCACCTGCCGCTCGGGGATCGCCAGAATGGAGGGCGTCTCCTCCAGCCGGGCCTCGCGGCGCGCGGCGCGCAGGGCGCTCACGGCGAAGTCCGGGCGATCGCCGGCCTCG contains these protein-coding regions:
- a CDS encoding response regulator transcription factor codes for the protein MSVSKYVLVVGHGREHDSEDGAASHLRQLGARVRTLDFWDDFSSVCDSESAFRAIVIEAGDRPDFAVSALRAARREARLEETPSILAIPERQVARIEPSSGFDDFIVLPYRPAELYARIRQLEWQRSEFANEERIKIGSIVLDRAAHEVSLDGRRVVLTAKEYALLAFFSANRGRVFGRETLLARVWGVRYEGGARTVDIHVRRLRAKLGDALPLETLRGTGYKLRTPEEMPSSEETGEAPMVSDESAVIPKPAVIDSAAPSEPAAAHSGQTRSR
- a CDS encoding DUF882 domain-containing protein, whose amino-acid sequence is MKALFALGTVTALSLASFGDALAASPSSPAASPATAPAPATAVKSAAAPASAQKSAPAANRHTESAAASPSTPSTGAKPASGARPAPAHAPHGKTAGRARSGGMVPERTLEERPAKGALPGLKASKDKAKPPCFRDAVTIVHFAEEDTFPLTRCDGSVAHLAVERLSVLSRPGSAAKPGVDPSDLAKVKGNKLAPGIRRIDAKLVERIQSVVDHFSKGKHARLQLISGYRPASAGSYHATGRALDMRIDGVSNEALIAYCKTLPDTGCGYYPNSSFIHIDVREPGTGHVTWIDASGPGESPRYVSAWPPPAASSPASPNTPPPSDESAVTVEDALAKLDRLFPPLPADEHTTHMGEGKIDDDDDAPAAPSKPAAPSSEKKSEGLRYQR
- the dtd gene encoding D-aminoacyl-tRNA deacylase; translation: MRAVIQRVSSARVEVDGEITGAIERGLLVYLGVGIGDGPKDRAYLLDKILNARIFENLEGKFDRSVLDVGGELLVVSQFTLYGDLRRGRRPSFDGALRPEEAEAMYEAFVHEARARGVGVATGRFRAHMHVSSVNDGPVTLWLDTAKAAD
- the moeB gene encoding molybdopterin-synthase adenylyltransferase MoeB, encoding MPTTYTDLLADVKKKTKEVSLDELKRRLEAGEKITLLDVREKEENRAGYIPGSVSIPRGFLEMQVESKIPDKSAKIVAYCAGGTRSALAAATLAELGYTNVETAMPGFVRWKDLGYPMETPPQLTDAQRDRYSRHILLPEVGEVGQARLLQSKVLLLGAGGLGSPAALYLAAAGVGTLGIVDADTVDASNLQRQILHATSRLGIPKVASAAKAIADINPDVKVIGHEERLTSANVDRLFRDYDVVVDGTDNFPTRYLVNDASVWLGKPVVHGSIFRFDGQVTTFLPPKAAAKFGRDPGPCYRCLYPEPPPPHLAPSCQEAGVLGILCGIVGTLQATEAIKLLLGKGDVLAGRLVTYDSLKMQFRELKLRKDPDCPVCGKSPTITSYIDYEGFCAIGV